Part of the Balaenoptera acutorostrata chromosome 17, mBalAcu1.1, whole genome shotgun sequence genome, AGAATGCAGGTCCCCTGAGCCGAGAAGGcccggaggaggggagggagaggcaggcgCCACGGGCACGCACGTTGGTGCCATCCTAGCTCGTGATCTCCTGGCGCTGCTGGGAGAGCGTTTGTCAGTCTGCTTCCCCCGAGGGCTGCCGGCCCTGGCACCTGTCAGAGGCCGCAGGAGTGTCCTTGTGTGGCGAGGGAGTGAGACTTCCCTCCTCGGATCTTCCTCGGCCCCCAGGACTTCTCACTCTGGCATGTCCCTCAGCGACCGccgtttttgggttttttttgttttttttttttttaagtagtccttttaaattttatttatttatttatttatttatttatttatttatttatggctgtgttgggtcttcgtttctgtgcgagtgctttctctagttgtggcgagcaggggccattcttcattgcagcgcgcgggcctctcactatcgcggcctctcttgttgcggagcacaggctccagacgcgcaggctcagtaggtgtggctcatgggcccagctgcttcgcagcatgtggggtcttcccagaccagggctcaaacccgtgtcccctgcattggcaggcagattctcaaccactgcgccaccagggaagcccccgaccaCCGTTTTTAGCACTGTCCCCAGCGATGCCTTTGGGAAGCTAGAGGCAGCAGCACAGTGGGTGCTGAGATGGGCACTGGGAGGGTCGTGGGAGGACTGGTTCCGTCCTGTCCCACGTCTCGTGCTGTCACAGCCCTGCCGCAGGCCACCTTCACCTGCTGAGTGTCCTTGATGAACATGACTCTGAGCAGGCCGTCCTCCGGGACAGTCCTGTCCCCTGGTGACGTCAACTCAGTggctctgtctccgagatttaaaaaaatgtccttgGCATGCCTTGCTTCGCCCACTCAACCTACAGAGCCCCTGACCTGACTGTAGAAACATCCCCTGGCATTCTCTGCCATCCTCACTGACGCCTGAAAGGCCTGTCTTGTCCCCCAGGGAGCAGTCTGCTGGACACGCACGCAGCACTCACACATCTCCCTAGcagcccccttcccaccccccacgGTCATAGGTGTGGTCCTGCCTCGATCCCACCTCCGATGGCCTCTGGACACTCCAgggagggcggggctggggtGGCAGTGGGCTCTGACCTCGTGTGCCCCTCACAGGGGCCCTCGGACTGGAGCCAGCCCTTCTCTCCAGCCACACTGTCGGCCTGGGCACCTTTTGTGTCACCTGCTGGTGGCTTCTCAGCCGTGGGCATTCAGGGTCCTCCCTGCTCCAGTGAAGCGCCTTCAGGGTGGCAATTGCTCTGCAGTTTCAAGTGGGTTAACACACTCACTTTGGTTTTGTTGtttcaggatgtgaaaacaaggagCAGGACCAGAACAGAGACTTGAGTCTGAGACCCCTCACTTCAGAGGAAATATCGATGATTCTGAGGAAAACACCTGCCGAGTGGAGCGATCAGGGAAGCTACGAACCCAAAGAGAGCTTCTGTCTGAGTCCCAGCCACGCTGGCCCCCCTGAAGGCCGGGCCTTGAGTCAGGGCATGCCCGTCGCTCAGCGACCAGCCGTTCCTGGCGGGGAGAGACCCTACCGGTGCGTGGAGTGTGGGAAGTGCTTTGGGCGGagctcccacctcctccagcaCCAGAGGACCCACACTGGGGAGAGGCCCTATGTGTGTGGCGTGTGCGGCAAGGCCTTCAGCCAGAGCTCGGTCCTCAGCAAGCACAGGAGGATCCACACGGGTGAGAAGCCCTACGCATGTCACGAATGTGGAAAGGCCTTTCGAGTGAGCTCAGATCTTGCTCAGCATCACAAGATACACACGGGGGAGAAGCCACACGAGTGTCTCGAGTGTCGCAAGGCCTTCACacagctctcccacctcctccagcaCCAGCGCATCCACACCGGGGAGAGGCCCTACGTGTGCGGCGTGTGCGGGAAGGCCTTCAACCACAGCACTGTGCTGCGCAGCCACCGGCGGGTGCACACCGGGGAGAAGCCACACGCGTGCGCAGAGTGTGGCCGTGCCTTCAGCGTGAAGAGGACGCTGCTCCAGCACCAGCGGGTGCACACCGGGGAGAAGCCCTACGCCTGCGGTGAGTGTGGCCGCGCCTTCAGCGACCGCTCCGTCCTCATCCAGCACCACAGCGTGCACACGGGCGAGAAGCCCTATGAGTGCAGTGAGTGTGGCAAGGCCTTCCGGCACCGCTCCACCCTCCTGAACCACGAACGCATCCACACCGAGGAGAAGCCCTATGGCTGCTACGCATGCGGCAAGGCCTTCGTGCAGCACTCCCACCTGACCCAGCACCAGCGGGTCCACACTGGCGAAAAGCCTTACGTGTGCGGCGAGTGTGGCCACGCCTTCAGTGCCCGCAGGTCCCTGGTCCAGCACCAGCGGGTCCACACGGGCGAGAGGCCATTCCGCTGTGCACAGTGCGACAAGGCCTTCAGCCTGAAGGCCACGCTGATCGTGCACCTGAGGACCCACACAGGCGAGAGGCCCTACGAGTGTAGCCGCTGTGGCAAGGCCTTCAGCCAGTACTCAGTGCTCGTGCAGCACCAACGCATCCACACAGGTGAGAGGCCCTATGAATGTGGGGAGTGTGGCCGCGCCTTTAACCAGCACGGCCACCTGATCCAGCACCAGAAGGTACACAGGAAGCTGTGACCTTGGCCGCACGCGAAGCTGCACTCGGGAACTTGGGCACCCAGCCCCAGGAAGCCTCCAGTCCAAGGGAGGTGCCCGTCAGCATCACCAAGTGTCACTGAGAAACTCAAGGGAAGCACTGACATGGCTCTGGAAGAACTTCAGAGGATGCCTCATTTGTTTCTCTCAACTTCTTGAGGTTACATTGCAGAGTAATTACACAGTTGTAGAGAATTTTGGTGAAGACAGTTACAATTCATTATTTAACATTAGTTTATTAGAAGTGAGGAAGTAAAGGAAGTTACAGCATAAGGATTACTGTCACAGTAAAACTTCCTCACACTCCaaataaaggtttttttcttaGAACGTTATATGCCTTTCCTAAATTCAATGACTGTTCTGATTATTGCACTTACTTAAAATTAGAATGTTGGACTATACTTTCAGTATTCTGTTAAGCACTACAATGCTGTGtggataaaatgatataaaaaagaTTGTCACCAAGTGTCATAATGTATTATGGCTGAAAATCCTGTGTGTGTGGAACCACTTGTTTTGTATGAAAACCGGGTGGTGGGGCAGGGGCGGGACTCTAAAGATTAATTAGTGAGAAATGATGTAATTTAGAAAACCCTTTATCTAGTCCTTTAACTTTTCAAGATCAGAAGGGATGTCCTAACTTACTTATTAGTGAAGATTCAACTCAAAAATGGATCTTTTCCTCAAAACCTGTGCACGGAAATCATGGGATGTCTTGGGCTTCTGGGCCCATGTAGGCTTAGGAAGCCTCTTTGCACTCAGAGCCCAGACCTCACAGCTGCTACACCACATGGGTGCCTCTTTATACACTATGGTGTTTCCCAAAAATAGTGTTACTAAAAAGACAGTTCTTTGGCAcatagttttaaaacaaaattctcaaATAGCTTTTTGTTTACTCTTTCTAATATTTCTATTCCTATGagggttttctttcattttttacttctAGTTCCAAGAGAGTCTAGCATTCATTGTCATATACTGTGATTAATATCTAGTTTATTCATAATTTGTAaaagtttttttctctctattgaGAACATATCAGCTTCTCAGGAAAAATTAAGGACCAGAGTGttgatccttttctttttcttttttttttttttttttttttggctgtgttgggtcttcgttgctgcacgtgtgctcttctctagttgtggtgcgtgggcttctcattgcagtggcttctcattgcagagcacaggcaccaggtgcacagacttcagtagttgtggcacatgggctcagtagctgtagctcttgggctctacagcacag contains:
- the LOC103009056 gene encoding zinc finger protein 250, which gives rise to MAAARLLPPPAVPQAKVTFEDVAVLLSQEEWDRLGPAQRGLYRHVMMETYGNVVSVGIPGSKPEVISQLERGEEPWVLDKQGNEGRRGLGIGRSDNFTCDHKTACVQQDSTSCPWGCENKEQDQNRDLSLRPLTSEEISMILRKTPAEWSDQGSYEPKESFCLSPSHAGPPEGRALSQGMPVAQRPAVPGGERPYRCVECGKCFGRSSHLLQHQRTHTGERPYVCGVCGKAFSQSSVLSKHRRIHTGEKPYACHECGKAFRVSSDLAQHHKIHTGEKPHECLECRKAFTQLSHLLQHQRIHTGERPYVCGVCGKAFNHSTVLRSHRRVHTGEKPHACAECGRAFSVKRTLLQHQRVHTGEKPYACGECGRAFSDRSVLIQHHSVHTGEKPYECSECGKAFRHRSTLLNHERIHTEEKPYGCYACGKAFVQHSHLTQHQRVHTGEKPYVCGECGHAFSARRSLVQHQRVHTGERPFRCAQCDKAFSLKATLIVHLRTHTGERPYECSRCGKAFSQYSVLVQHQRIHTGERPYECGECGRAFNQHGHLIQHQKVHRKL